One Candidatus Aminicenantes bacterium genomic window carries:
- the gcvPA gene encoding aminomethyl-transferring glycine dehydrogenase subunit GcvPA, with translation MSYIALSDKDKREMLARIGVEAPGDLFRCIPEGVRLKRLLDLPPAMAEPELDRHMTAIAAKNTYGEYESFLGAGVYDHYIPSVVDNLSSRTEFVTPYTPYQPEVAQGTLQVIFEYQTLICQLTGMDVSNASLYDGAMASAEAVLMAHRLTGRKRILVARSLHPQYRETIRTYTQNVGLVIEEVGYGDCGGLKSAELRKKMGPDVAGLLVQSPNFFGVVEDLKACAEIVHAHKGLCVAVAAEALSLGVLEAPAKQGADIVCGEAQSFGLPPAFGGPYLGFMACAKEFLRQLPGRIAGMTKDVDGKRGFVLTLSTREQHIRREKATSNICTNQAWCALRATMFLETLGHDGLREMALQNMHKARYAAGVLAKVPGVKLRFSGAFFNEFVLDLPKPAAAVAAALKAKGILGGLPLGPFEPGLPNALLTAVTETATKASIDRLAAALEEVLR, from the coding sequence ATGAGCTATATCGCTCTCAGCGACAAAGATAAGCGGGAGATGCTCGCCCGAATCGGCGTCGAGGCGCCGGGCGACCTTTTCCGCTGCATCCCTGAGGGGGTCCGGCTGAAGAGGCTCCTCGATCTGCCCCCGGCCATGGCCGAGCCGGAGCTCGACCGGCACATGACCGCGATCGCGGCCAAGAACACCTATGGCGAGTACGAGTCGTTTCTGGGGGCCGGCGTCTACGACCATTACATCCCTTCCGTCGTAGACAACCTGAGCTCCCGGACCGAGTTCGTCACCCCTTATACGCCCTACCAGCCCGAAGTCGCCCAGGGCACCTTGCAGGTCATCTTCGAGTACCAGACGCTCATCTGCCAGCTCACCGGGATGGACGTCTCCAACGCCTCGCTCTACGATGGGGCCATGGCCTCGGCCGAGGCCGTGCTGATGGCTCACCGTCTGACCGGCCGCAAGCGAATCCTGGTGGCCCGCTCCCTGCACCCCCAGTACCGCGAGACCATCCGCACTTATACCCAAAACGTCGGCCTCGTCATCGAGGAAGTCGGCTACGGCGACTGCGGCGGCCTCAAGTCGGCCGAGCTGCGCAAGAAGATGGGCCCCGACGTAGCCGGGCTTCTCGTCCAATCGCCGAACTTTTTCGGCGTCGTCGAGGACCTTAAAGCCTGCGCCGAGATCGTCCACGCCCACAAGGGGCTCTGTGTGGCCGTTGCGGCCGAGGCCTTGTCGCTGGGCGTCCTGGAAGCTCCCGCCAAGCAGGGCGCCGACATCGTTTGCGGCGAAGCTCAGTCGTTCGGCTTGCCGCCGGCCTTCGGCGGTCCCTACCTGGGCTTCATGGCCTGTGCCAAAGAGTTCCTTCGCCAATTGCCCGGCCGCATCGCCGGCATGACCAAGGACGTGGACGGCAAGCGCGGCTTCGTCCTGACCCTGTCCACCCGCGAGCAGCACATCCGGCGGGAGAAGGCTACCTCCAACATCTGCACCAACCAAGCCTGGTGCGCCCTGCGGGCGACGATGTTCCTGGAGACCCTGGGCCATGACGGTCTGCGCGAGATGGCCCTCCAAAACATGCACAAGGCCCGCTACGCCGCCGGCGTCCTGGCCAAGGTGCCGGGCGTCAAGCTCCGCTTCAGCGGCGCCTTCTTCAACGAGTTCGTCCTGGACCTGCCCAAACCGGCCGCCGCGGTGGCCGCCGCCCTCAAGGCCAAGGGCATCCTGGGCGGCCTGCCGCTCGGCCCCTTCGAGCCGGGCCTGCCCAACGCCTTGCTCACGGCCGTGACCGAGACGGCGACCAAGGCCTCGATCGACCGCCTGGCCGCCGCCCTCGAGGAGGTCCTCCGATGA
- the gcvH gene encoding glycine cleavage system protein GcvH, producing the protein MYPQNFYFTKDHEWVAVDGDTATIGISDFAQKQLGDVVFVELPEIGKILAVHQTIGSIESVKAVSEVFAPISGEVTAINTELGNVPEAVNQDPHGKGWIIRLKMAAKSDLNALMKAADYEKYLEGLAH; encoded by the coding sequence ATGTATCCCCAGAACTTTTATTTCACCAAGGATCACGAGTGGGTGGCGGTCGACGGCGACACGGCCACGATCGGCATCAGCGACTTCGCCCAGAAACAGCTCGGCGACGTCGTCTTCGTCGAGCTGCCCGAGATCGGCAAGATCCTGGCCGTCCATCAGACGATCGGCTCGATCGAATCGGTCAAGGCCGTGTCCGAAGTCTTCGCGCCCATTTCCGGCGAAGTCACGGCGATCAACACCGAGCTCGGCAACGTCCCCGAAGCGGTCAACCAGGACCCGCACGGCAAGGGCTGGATCATCCGGCTGAAGATGGCGGCCAAGTCCGACCTCAATGCCCTGATGAAGGCGGCCGATTACGAGAAGTACCTGGAAGGCCTGGCCCATTGA